One stretch of Streptomyces sp. MMBL 11-1 DNA includes these proteins:
- a CDS encoding VOC family protein, producing MAAFAHSAPCWADVQLSDLEAGKRFYGGLFGWTFRAGDGMPFADALSDGRLVAALAAKKDGRMPTAWGVYFATDDIRATVAAIREHGGQIITDPVRAGRAAIVAQAADPGGAVFGLWQPEERTGFEKQNDPASFCWTEVYTRQPDKVDPFYEKVFGFHSTDLDEAGHDISGDSEALVDFRMWSPEGTEPGPDTAVGGRSVITDAFPAEMPSYFLVYFAVADCDAAAELAVRLGGRVAQPPFDIPSGRMAVLHDDQGAAFAVLQPGALLP from the coding sequence ATGGCCGCATTCGCGCATTCCGCGCCGTGCTGGGCGGACGTGCAGCTCTCCGACCTCGAAGCGGGCAAGCGCTTCTACGGCGGGCTCTTCGGCTGGACCTTCCGGGCGGGCGACGGCATGCCCTTCGCGGACGCGCTCAGCGACGGCCGCCTGGTCGCCGCCCTCGCCGCCAAGAAGGACGGCCGGATGCCCACCGCCTGGGGCGTCTACTTCGCCACCGACGACATCCGGGCCACCGTCGCCGCGATCCGCGAGCACGGCGGCCAGATCATCACCGACCCGGTACGGGCGGGGCGCGCCGCGATCGTGGCGCAGGCGGCCGACCCCGGGGGCGCCGTCTTCGGGCTCTGGCAGCCGGAGGAGCGTACGGGCTTCGAGAAGCAGAACGACCCCGCCTCCTTCTGCTGGACCGAGGTCTACACCCGGCAGCCGGACAAGGTGGACCCCTTCTACGAGAAGGTCTTCGGCTTCCACAGCACCGACCTGGACGAGGCGGGCCACGACATCTCCGGCGACTCCGAGGCGCTGGTCGACTTCCGGATGTGGTCCCCCGAGGGCACCGAACCGGGCCCCGACACCGCTGTCGGCGGCCGCAGCGTCATCACGGACGCGTTCCCGGCCGAGATGCCGAGTTACTTCCTCGTCTACTTCGCCGTCGCCGACTGCGACGCCGCCGCCGAACTCGCCGTACGGCTCGGCGGCCGGGTGGCCCAGCCGCCTTTCGACATCCCCTCCGGGCGGATGGCCGTGCTGCACGACGACCAGGGTGCCGCCTTCGCCGTACTCCAGCCCGGCGCACTGCTTCCGTGA
- a CDS encoding procyclic acidic repetitive family protein: MIRNLLGSLVALAGAASAVLSPFRDWYDGRVGRDYRVRDLFEGITATESGVLVSILLPFLAAALLVIVGVVLRSRLVVALAGLVVLGFTILWMVRQGQAAGSLVVGGDGAGLQVGVANALAGGLLMLIGALLMSGRDRRGRRNRRGREPVEPYTAPGADQVDTWPPTQEPGMSVQTSPWPEPEADPYTGPEPKADPYNAGPEPEAAPYTGPEPEADPYTGPGPHGPRTRSSPQAPHPEDDPRDPVHPPHRPPPSAPPQG, translated from the coding sequence ATGATCCGCAACCTCCTCGGCTCGCTCGTCGCCCTGGCGGGGGCGGCCTCCGCCGTGCTGAGTCCGTTCCGCGACTGGTACGACGGGCGGGTCGGGCGCGACTACCGGGTGCGGGACCTCTTCGAGGGGATCACCGCCACGGAGTCGGGTGTTCTGGTGTCGATCCTGCTGCCGTTCCTGGCCGCGGCGCTGCTGGTGATCGTGGGCGTGGTGCTCCGCTCGCGGCTCGTGGTCGCCCTCGCGGGTCTGGTGGTGCTGGGCTTCACGATCCTGTGGATGGTCCGCCAGGGGCAGGCCGCGGGCTCGCTGGTGGTGGGCGGGGACGGAGCGGGGCTGCAGGTGGGCGTGGCCAACGCGCTGGCGGGCGGGCTGCTGATGCTGATCGGAGCGCTGCTGATGAGTGGGCGTGACCGGCGCGGCCGGCGGAACCGGCGGGGGCGGGAACCCGTGGAGCCGTATACCGCGCCGGGGGCGGATCAGGTGGACACCTGGCCGCCGACGCAGGAGCCGGGGATGTCCGTGCAGACGTCGCCGTGGCCGGAGCCGGAGGCGGACCCGTACACGGGACCGGAGCCGAAGGCGGACCCGTACAACGCGGGGCCGGAGCCGGAAGCGGCCCCGTACACGGGGCCGGAGCCGGAGGCGGACCCGTACACGGGGCCCGGCCCGCATGGCCCCCGTACGCGCTCCTCTCCCCAGGCCCCCCATCCGGAGGACGACCCCCGGGACCCGGTACACCCGCCGCACCGGCCGCCGCCGTCTGCGCCTCCGCAGGGTTGA
- a CDS encoding outer membrane protein assembly factor BamB family protein, producing the protein MVEQLTQHDPRRIGPFEVLGRLGAGGMGLVYLARSASGRRVAIKTVRTELAEDQLFRVRFTREVEAARAVSGFYTAAVVDADPRAAVPWLATAYVPAPSLEEIVNECGPMPTQAVRWLAAGIAEALQSIHGAGLVHRDLKPSNVLVVEDGPRVIDFGIASGVSNTRLTMTNVAVGTPAYMSPEQARDSRSVTGASDIFSLGSTLVFAATGHAPFHGANPVETVFMLLREGPDTEGLPEDLRPLIESCMQMDATQRPSPADLQAQLAPHLFASGSDDSGTASAWLPSPATAMIERRRGGGRTAPPAPAVPPPPPRQPPRVPERDTAWRSGADLRSPSPLSSPSPLSGASGPAAGPSAAPAGPSAAPAGGPVQLPGAKVPIGPGPRAGEGRGAAAAHPAAATGWVRPPAGVNGSPAASASTARVPAPGPAPDGAAPVPDRWRPWRFRMSNDVWGTPVVSGDLLYVTSFEVHALDVGNGRRQFKTRDVAWAMAVEGGRIHASDGPSLYALDATTGAEQWRLATDAWVYALKADRGTVLTATRGGGVQGWEASNGEKLWEVTGAQSDFETAEAGPAIHDGTVYVWQDARLRALDARTGIERWSYPIGDAASCGGVPVRVTPAPDGYVYIAAGTRVLAVETGSGRVRWHFEAPAVFLSPPAFAPGPAVTGGGVYLADYLGTVYALDATTGKDRWRIATEARSSIEPALVAVGNVHVGSGSALYTLDAVTGTPKWRFAAGGDVVGSPVVADGRVHFGSADHVLYTLDAAGGQLRWKLATGGEITGSPVAQAGVVYACSKDRCVYALDALKGTGTGNRART; encoded by the coding sequence GTGGTGGAGCAGCTGACGCAGCACGACCCGAGACGGATCGGCCCGTTCGAGGTGCTGGGACGGCTCGGGGCCGGCGGCATGGGGCTGGTCTATCTCGCGCGGTCGGCGTCCGGTCGGCGGGTGGCGATCAAGACGGTGCGGACCGAGCTCGCCGAGGACCAGCTCTTCCGGGTCCGCTTCACGCGCGAGGTCGAGGCGGCCCGCGCGGTCAGCGGGTTCTACACCGCCGCCGTGGTCGACGCCGACCCGCGTGCCGCCGTGCCCTGGCTCGCCACCGCCTATGTGCCCGCGCCCTCGCTCGAAGAGATAGTGAACGAGTGCGGGCCCATGCCGACCCAGGCGGTGCGCTGGCTGGCCGCCGGCATCGCCGAGGCCCTCCAGTCCATCCACGGCGCGGGCCTTGTGCACCGCGACCTGAAGCCGTCCAACGTCCTCGTCGTCGAGGACGGCCCCCGGGTGATCGACTTCGGCATCGCGTCCGGTGTCTCCAACACCCGGCTGACCATGACGAACGTCGCCGTGGGCACGCCCGCGTACATGTCGCCCGAGCAGGCCCGGGACTCCCGCAGCGTCACCGGGGCGAGCGACATCTTCTCGCTGGGCTCCACGCTCGTCTTCGCCGCCACCGGGCACGCCCCCTTCCACGGGGCCAACCCGGTCGAGACGGTGTTCATGCTGCTGCGCGAGGGTCCCGACACCGAGGGGTTGCCCGAGGACCTGCGGCCGCTGATCGAGTCGTGCATGCAGATGGACGCCACCCAGCGGCCGAGCCCCGCCGACCTCCAGGCCCAGCTCGCCCCGCACCTCTTCGCCTCCGGCAGCGACGACAGCGGCACCGCCTCGGCCTGGCTGCCGTCCCCGGCCACCGCGATGATCGAGCGGCGCCGGGGCGGCGGGCGCACCGCACCGCCCGCCCCGGCGGTCCCCCCGCCGCCCCCGCGACAGCCCCCCAGGGTTCCGGAGCGGGACACCGCCTGGCGCAGCGGGGCGGACCTGCGCTCGCCCTCCCCGCTGTCCTCGCCCTCCCCGCTGTCCGGCGCCTCCGGCCCGGCCGCGGGTCCTTCCGCCGCTCCTGCGGGTCCTTCCGCCGCTCCTGCGGGCGGGCCCGTCCAGCTGCCCGGCGCGAAGGTGCCGATCGGCCCCGGTCCGCGTGCGGGGGAGGGGCGCGGGGCCGCCGCCGCGCACCCGGCCGCCGCGACCGGCTGGGTCCGCCCGCCCGCCGGAGTGAACGGTTCGCCGGCGGCCTCGGCCTCCACCGCCCGCGTCCCGGCCCCGGGCCCGGCCCCGGACGGCGCGGCACCCGTTCCCGACCGCTGGCGGCCCTGGCGCTTCCGCATGTCCAACGACGTGTGGGGCACGCCCGTGGTCTCCGGCGACCTGCTGTACGTGACGTCCTTCGAGGTCCACGCGCTGGACGTGGGCAACGGGCGGCGCCAGTTCAAGACCCGGGACGTGGCCTGGGCGATGGCCGTCGAGGGCGGCAGGATCCACGCCTCGGACGGCCCCTCGCTGTACGCGCTGGACGCCACGACCGGCGCCGAGCAGTGGCGGCTGGCGACCGACGCCTGGGTGTACGCGCTCAAGGCCGACCGGGGCACGGTCCTGACCGCGACCCGGGGCGGCGGCGTCCAGGGCTGGGAGGCGTCCAACGGCGAGAAGCTGTGGGAGGTCACCGGCGCGCAGAGCGACTTCGAGACGGCGGAGGCCGGCCCGGCCATCCACGACGGCACCGTGTACGTCTGGCAGGACGCCCGGCTGCGCGCGCTGGACGCCCGTACGGGCATCGAGCGCTGGTCGTACCCGATCGGCGACGCGGCCTCCTGCGGCGGCGTCCCGGTCCGGGTCACCCCGGCCCCCGACGGCTACGTCTACATCGCGGCGGGCACCCGGGTGCTGGCGGTCGAGACCGGCTCCGGCCGGGTGCGCTGGCACTTCGAGGCCCCCGCGGTCTTCCTCTCCCCGCCCGCGTTCGCACCGGGCCCGGCGGTGACCGGCGGCGGGGTGTACCTCGCGGACTACCTCGGCACGGTGTACGCGCTGGACGCGACGACCGGCAAGGACCGCTGGCGGATCGCCACGGAGGCCCGCTCCTCCATCGAACCGGCGCTGGTCGCGGTGGGCAACGTGCACGTCGGCAGCGGCAGCGCGCTGTACACCCTGGACGCGGTCACCGGCACCCCGAAGTGGCGCTTCGCGGCGGGCGGCGACGTGGTGGGCTCCCCGGTGGTGGCCGACGGCCGGGTCCACTTCGGCTCGGCCGACCACGTCCTCTACACCCTGGACGCGGCGGGCGGCCAGCTGCGCTGGAAGCTCGCGACGGGCGGCGAGATCACGGGCTCGCCCGTGGCGCAGGCGGGCGTGGTCTACGCCTGCAGCAAGGACCGCTGCGTGTACGCGCTGGACGCGCTGAAGGGAACGGGCACGGGGAACAGGGCCCGGACCTGA
- a CDS encoding TetR family transcriptional regulator, with the protein MTGQVRTVDGRVAGRRGQATRQKLLDCLSEMLSSSPYRDVKVIDVARKAGTSPATFYQYFPDVEGAVLEIAEEVAKEGAGLTELVAGRSWVGKAGWTTSEQLVEGFLDFWRHNDAILRVIDLGAAEGDKRFYKIRMKILNSVTNSLTDSVKELQSKGKVDKDVSPAAMAGSLVAMLAAVASHQKGFTTWGVKQAELRPNLALLVHLGITGKKPPK; encoded by the coding sequence ATGACAGGACAAGTACGCACCGTCGATGGCCGCGTGGCCGGTCGACGCGGTCAGGCGACGCGGCAGAAGCTGCTCGACTGCCTCAGCGAGATGCTCAGCTCCTCGCCGTACCGGGACGTCAAAGTCATCGACGTCGCCCGGAAGGCCGGGACTTCACCCGCGACTTTCTACCAGTACTTCCCCGATGTGGAGGGCGCCGTCCTCGAAATCGCCGAGGAAGTCGCCAAGGAGGGTGCCGGACTGACCGAACTGGTCGCCGGGCGCTCCTGGGTCGGCAAGGCCGGCTGGACGACCTCTGAACAACTCGTCGAGGGGTTCCTCGACTTCTGGCGGCACAACGACGCGATCCTCCGCGTGATCGACCTCGGCGCGGCCGAGGGGGACAAGCGGTTCTACAAGATCCGCATGAAGATCCTGAATTCGGTCACCAACTCCCTCACGGATTCCGTGAAGGAGCTCCAGAGCAAGGGCAAGGTCGACAAGGACGTCAGTCCGGCGGCGATGGCGGGCTCCCTGGTGGCTATGCTGGCCGCGGTCGCCTCACACCAGAAGGGATTCACCACTTGGGGTGTGAAGCAGGCCGAACTGCGGCCCAATCTCGCCCTGTTGGTGCACCTCGGCATCACCGGCAAGAAGCCGCCGAAGTAG